The Oncorhynchus kisutch isolate 150728-3 unplaced genomic scaffold, Okis_V2 Okis07a-Okis12b_hom, whole genome shotgun sequence genome includes a region encoding these proteins:
- the si:ch73-109d9.3 gene encoding zinc finger protein 853, translated as MSENLVLTFQTQLSGVMETVLKSAMYEITRLVEDGFLEEVRRGQQEVTRSHQEVESLRILLQRAESQLKDVSQRARCGDCGRTDVYNEETDDRPPGIQDSLLLLSGCDLKLEEEPDVRWRSCGQETVESSQLAAKPTPPTPPAPSPSLVGSVKEEEGEEDMEPWRIKVAIQPSAAHTYTEEQRDSDTLVQSTGDSIGFPSADPEVQQVTQTPRLAVPSQNQSRGPSNDGDRMRSRASPVWIGHRILDTDTDVHRQAQSNLRLVREPLSSSESAEAKQLARDFAPPTNPSTAGASVSSSSSGCHVFSSLNYRIPSKYKPSAQTLPRMRVYRDAAKRGGYPMYNRGAAQGGLTSSQTPTQQGNHQHHHPGRLALRCPVCGKVFPHPSSLKAHQQTHTGERPFICALCGRSFTKLSNLKAHRRVHTGERPYSCSDCGKRFTQKCNLKRHQRIHMENDI; from the exons ATGTCGGAGAACCTCGTCCTCACCTTCCAGACCCAGCTCTCGGGAGTCATGGAGACGGTCCTAAAGTCAGCCATGTATGAGATCACCAGACTGGTGGAGGATGGCTTCCTGGAGGAGGTAAGACGTGGTCAACAGGAAGTGACACGGAGCCACCAGGAAGTGGAGTCTCTGCGGATCTTGCTGCAGCGGGCAGAGAGTCAGCTGAAGGATGTCAGTCAGAGGGCCAGGTGTGGAGACTGTGGCAGGACCGATGTCTACAATGAGGAAACAGATGACAGACCTCCAGGAATACAGGACA GTCTGCTTCTGCTGAGCGGGTGTGACCTGAAGCTGGAGGAGGAGCCAGATGTCAGGTGGAGAAGctgtggacaggaaacagtggaGTCATCACAGTTAGCAGCTAAACCaactcctcccactcctccagcTCCCAGTCCTTCGCTGGTAGGCAGTGttaaggaggaggaaggggaggaggacatgGAACCGTGGAGAATCAAGGTGGCCATACAGCCGTCTGCAGCTCACACCTACACAGAGGAGCAGCGGGACTCAGACACACTCGTTCAGAGTACAGGGGACTCTATTGGGTTTCCCTCTGCGGACCCAGAGGTCCAACAGgtcacccagacacccagactaGCAGTGCCATCTCAGAACCAGAGCAGAGGACCCAGTAATGACGGTGACAGAATGAGGAGTAGAGCCTCACCGGTGTGGATAGGCCATAGAATATTAGACACGGATACTGACGTTCACAGACAAGCTCAGTCGAACCTACGACTGGTAAGAGAGCCTCTGTCGTCCTCTGAATCGGCAGAGGCGAAGCAGCTAGCTAGAGATTTCGCTCCCCCAACCAATCCCAGTACAGCGGGggcctctgtctcctcctcctcatcgggCTGTCATGTCTTCAGCTCTCTAAACTACAGGATTCCTTCCAAATATAAGCCCAGCGCTCAAACCCTGCCGCGCATGAGAGTATACAGGGATGCTGCCAAGCGGGGCGGCTACCCAATGTACAACAGGGGGGCCGCCCAGGGAGGGCTCACCTCCTCCCAAACACCAACCCAACAAGGGAaccaccagcatcaccaccctgggaGGCTGGCCCTCCGCTGCCCAGTGTGTGGTAAGGTCTTCCCCCATCCCAGTAGCCTTAAGGCCCACCAGCAGACCCACACGGGGGAGAGGCCGTTCATCTGCGCCCTGTGTGGCCGGAGCTTCACTAAGTTAAGCAACCTGAAAGCCCACCGGCGTGTTCACACTGGGGAGAGACCCTACAGCTGCTCGGACTGCGGCAAACGCTTCACACAGAAGTGCAACCTTAAGAGGCACCAGAGGATTCACATGGAGAATGATATATGA